The region AATTGAGGACAATGTCATAGCTGATACATGGTGTAGATACTAGAGAAAAGCCGTACTCGTGTCGATGCGGTGCAGCTTTTACGCGACGGGACCTGCTTACCAGGCATTGGCGTATCACTCATCATGCCGGAAATGCCGGTGTGACAGAGTCAACATCGTCAACTGAGACCGCGACAACTTTAGACGCGCCACAGCAGCAGGATCCGTCCCATGTGCATCCCGTTCCTGCAAGTCGGTTGAGCGTATCGGATGCAAGTGTTACACACGCCCATCTTGTCCCGCAGGTACACTCAGGCCAGCTTGAATTGCACGATCCCGCTCCCGTCTTTCAGGACCCCCAAGCACATATAATTACTCAAGGTGTGTATGATACCAAAGCTGAAACATTACGCGTTGGCCGGCTTGCTGACGACGATCTAGAGTTACAACAAGCGCCACCGCCATATAATGATGAAGGGTTCGAGGACTTTCGCGACTTTGTAAACTTTATTGACGGTGTAGGCCTCTCAGCCCAATGGACGCCGGAGTACGATTTTGACTGGATGCGGATTGGTGAGCACCAGCAAGAATCCCGGAGACATTCCCGCGAACCAGAAACCGCGCCGTCTCCGGGCCCCGAAGATATTGGTACACCCTTCAGTACCTGGTTACCCTCAGCTCCAGCCGATGATCAAGTACATCTGAGGTCGCATGCAGAGGATGGTAAGATGATCACCTTCTTGTTAATTTCCTGGCTGTTTTTGCTGACTGTTGCCAGAGCTCTGTGACAAAAGAAGCAGAAATGGGACGTATCACGTCTCTGACGATCACCGCAACTTTCTGGTGTCGTTGCTCGAATGTTTTCCTTCCCCTATATCCGATTTTGAGATTCCATCACGACATACCCTGACGCGGTATATTACTGCTTTCTTTGGCGGCTTCCACTCCCATTTTCCATTCATACATTTCCCGACTTATAAACCATCATGTTCGCCATTGGAACTTACTTTAGCCATGTGTGCAGCTGGCGCACAGTATTGCTTCGAGCGGAGAAGCTCAGAACGCCTGTTTCGGGTTTCCAAGGCCATTGTGTTCGAACGCCTGCGGCAGGAGGAGTCACACTTTGGTCCACAAACCCTCGCCTTTATTGCCTCAAGGAACGTTGTCTCACCTGTCTCAGCACCTTCAACAAGACGATCGGGTCCCTGGGCTCCTCTTGACATGGCCAAGACGCTACTAATATTGGTGGGATACGCCACGTGGGAGAGAAAAGACTTGCTGCAGCAGGCTTTTGCACTGAGAGGCCTATTGGTACAGACACTTCGGGACATTGGCCTTGAAGAAGAAAAGCCCGACTTGAATGGGTCGACATCAAGAGCAGCTATGTGGGACCATTGGGTACAACGTGAATCTGCCAGACGCACAAAGCTTGTGTCCTTTGCCTACATCAATGTACACAGCATTACGTACAACATTCATCCTCTACTATGGAGCAGCGAACTACACTTACGGCTTCCCTGTCTCTCGCAAGAGTGGCAGGCCAGCAGCGCCGCACAATGGGTCACACTACAACGTGATACTAAGGAAGAGCAAATGCCCTTTCAGCAAGCATTGTCAATACTGCTTCAAGGGACGGCAAATCAAGGTGTGTGAGGCAGTTTCTGGGCCATTCTGAGCATGAGCTGACAGTCTCACAGAGCTTGTACATCCTATACCAAGCCCCATTGGAAACTACATTCTCCTGCACGCGCTGCTACAGCGAATCTATGTGGTTCGAGAATTGTCATTCCCTGCCACGTCACCCGCGACGATTTCGGACGCGGAAATGCAAGTCATCAGTCGCGCTCTTCGCGCATGGACGTCGCTTTGGCAGCAAACACCCGAATCGATGCTCGACCCTAACAACGAGAGTGGACCCATCCCGTTCACGTCAAGTGCGCTCCTAGTCGTAGCTTACGTACGCCTTTCGCTCAACATAGGACCATATCGTCACTTGGAGTCACGTGACACGGATGTGATTGCAAATGGCCTCAGGCAAGTTCCAGACATTGAGCGAAACGATAACCTCCTGCCGGCCCTACTCTATTCAACACATGCACTGAGTATACCCGTCAGGCTTGGGATCGACAGGGTTGCGCGTAGCCAAGCCTTTTTCTGGAGCGTTCAACACGCGATATCGAGCTTTGAATGCGCTATATTTCTGGGCAAGTGGCTATgctctgttgccaggccaTCACGAGAAGACACACTGTCACGTTCAGAGCATCGCATTCTCCACTGGGTTCGATGCATTATCAAAGAAGCGTATGCGGTAATTGATTTTGATGAGCCCGAGGTGCGTGATGGCACTCTGAGTGTTCCGAGTGAGCCATTTGCGCTCGGTCTCGCAGTCTTGAATATCTGGTCTCGATTCTTTCGCGGGAATACGCAGTGGCAATTTGTTGTTAATCTAGGGTTGAGTCTGGAGAAATATATCCGGACGCTTGTGTAGTTATTGTAGACAATGATTCGCATACACTTCCTGGTCATTCTTGATAGCCACTGAGTTTGGAACAATCGTGCTTTCCGGTAACCGCGTTACTCTGGCGTATCTGTCGTTCTTCTACTGCCAATCACACACACCGCTGCTAATCTGTCATAATATTAACAAATACAACCCAAGGAAGCACAAGTTCTGTTAGGTGACGATTTCAAAGTCGATCCCTGTCGTCGTTTGTTATCGTTTGGAAGCGGTGGTTTTAGGTCGCTGTCCCGATGCGGTTGACCGTACCATATTACCATTTTCTTCACACGCATATTGGAACTGTAAGTCATTGGGGAGTATATCTAAGGAAGCAAACTAAGGACAGCATGAAAAGAGATGCGGTACTTCAGTTTCTTATGGATATTAACTTCGCCGATGATGAATGGATGATGGATACCTATATATTCAATTTAGCGCACAATGTTCAGTATATCAACAAATTCGTACAACATAAAGATCTAGATGCTTCTACACGCCACAGATTTATCTTTCTCCCGGTTTCACAGGTCTCATAGGGAGAGTTTTCTTGTCTAGATGATTCGACAACCCGCTTTGACCTCTGCGTTCACTCTTCCAATGCAATTCACTATCCGATGAAAAGCTTTGACCAATATTGTAAGTAACGCCTCTCATGGATAAGTAGCACAGTTCGTCTGTCCTAATTACTTGGATCCAGAACTACGACTTCACACACTCAACTACTACCCCAAAACTGTCTGTGAAATCTTACCAAGACCAACGATTCATACAAAAGGAAGCCATGTGTTCTCGCATTGTAGACCATCCAGGAGGTATGTAAAGACGATTATCGGCCCTGTGACCTTTTTAGAGCGCTAACGAGGATCTAGCCATGCAAAACAAGACTTATGAGTTTGTACTTGTCAATAATCAGCACAAGAACTGCAAAACTGTGCAAAAGTCCATTGCCCCTATCGCTAAAATACAACAGCCACTCCCAGAAGTGAATACTACCGCCGTCATCATTCCAATGAGCAAGACGGCGCAGAAAAATGCGCGTAGGAATGACAACTTGACCGCAGTCAACAACAAGAACCAACTGTTCCGCGCCGAGTTTGGTACTATGCAGTACTGTCACCTGCATGTCTACGTCTACATTAACGCGTTTGAAGATTACTATCGAGACTTCTTCAATGGATCCAATCATCTTGGAGTGGGATATCATCCTGCCAAGCTAACGATCATTTTCAGCGATCATCATGACCCACGCGCGTTCAACGTCATTCTGTTGATGGAGTTCTTGAAGCACACTCCTGCCATGAAATTCGATGTTTACACTCTGGATATCAACGGCAAGGTCCGTGAAGAGGATAAAGGGAAATACGACATCGTCTTCGGGCCTCTGCGTTTCCATATAACGACCAAACTCGCGGGTAAGGTTGATCGCGTCAGCTTTGGACGATTTAATGGAAAGTACCATAATCAGAATGGTGCTTTCACTCTGCTACATATACATATCAAGCCGGAATATGCAGAGGATTGGATGGACGACAGTAAAAATGGGGGAAACCGGCATTGGGCGGGAAGTGAATGGAACCAAGGGAAACGTGTTCGTCCTAGGTCATTTCCGGCGTGGCAGGAACGCCAGAACAAAACTCGAGAATGGCTTGATAATGCGGGGGTGAACGATGGTCTAATGGGGTGGAACGTCAAAGTTCAAACATCTGCTTAAATCGCTTTCTCTCCGCTTAGGGAGTTCTGTTAGGTGACGATATCATAGTCGTTCCCTATCATCGTTTGGTATCGTTTGGGAGCAGTGGTTTGGGAGGAGATTGTTAATGTCTTATAGTGCCCAATGAATGAATTGGTGACACCGGGACAAACTGCAGGTAGCCCCAAATTTCAAATGTACATCAAGCACCTTTCCAGGTGATAACGCTTTGGGTTGTCGACTTAAGCGGTGGCTGAGACTGGTGTGGGATCACAGCTCTGAGTACGACGATAGTAGTTTTAGTCATACATAACAGATTGCATACTTTTGGACTTTCATAGAAGCCAAATGGTGAAAGTATCCTAGCAAACCAGTTGAACAGTCGGTCCAGTCAGTGGCAGTCACTGACTAAACAGAGGCCCTGATGTCGTCGAGCTCAGTACAGCATGTTGACTCGCGCTGCAGCTTAGTTCTGGTAATCCCAAAGGATACTAACAGCCCAAGTGCGCCGATCACCGTATACAATATCCACGTCCCCTTCAGCGCAGCCATGAAAGCATAGCGCACCGCAAATCTTTGCCCCTCTGTAAGTGCACTGACATCAACACCTTGAGATATAGCTTGACCTCCAGCAAGAGCATGAGCGTAATCGCTCGCAATGCCGCTGTCAACAAATGACTGAAAGTGCGATGCCATCAAGAGTTGAAAGACCACCTGACCAGCGACGAGACCGATTGCGCCTGAGATCATACGCACAAACCCAAAGGCGGCAGTACCAGTCGCGATATCCGTCTCTTGAAGGCGTGTTTGCAAGGCAATAAGCGGAGCACCGAAATTAGGGCCAAATCCAAGGCCGATAACAAGCAGAACGCCGACGATTTTTCCAATATGGAGCGACATGTCCAGGGAGATGAGCAGACCGACACCGAGCGTCGTGAGCAACAGCCCTGCCTGGATTATCTCGAGAAACCGCCCAGTCTTCTCAATGACATGACCGGAAGCAAAAGAAACCAAGGCTAGCGGTATTGCGATAGCGAGCATGTAAACTCCAGCGATAGTAGGGCTACGCTGGAGGACGATCTGGAAGTATAGCGGGAGGAAGTATGCCACTGAGTTGAAGACAAGTGCGTCGCACGCACATACACCCAACGCACTCAGGTTGCTGACATCCTTGAAAAGTCGCAGCGGCATAATAGGAGTCCCACCACGCTTATCCTCCCACCACTGCGAAAACGGGAACGCAAGATACGCCACCGATCCGAAGACGAGGCACATGATGACTGAAGGGTTCGCGAACGAGCTAGCGCCACCAGATTGGAGACCGACGAGCAGGAGTATAGTAGCGATGACGATAGTAGCCGTACCAAGCCAATCGATAGACGCAAGACCCTTTACGACCGGCGTCCTGGGATTGTGAAGTCGTAGCGTAAAGTGCAGGACAGCAATAGAGGCGGAAACAATGGGTATGTTGATGTAGAACATCCAGCGCCAGTCGAGTTGTTGTGCAAACACACCACCGAGAACGGGGCCAAGGGCACTGGCAACCGCCCAAACTGCACCGATGGTACCCATGTAGAAAGAGCGATCTCGGACGCGGAACATGTCGCTGACGCAAACGTTGACCAGCACCACGATACCGCCACCACCGAGGCCTTGGACAGCTCTTCCTGTCACGAGCATGGCGGCGTTCACGCTGACGGCGCTTATGATGCTTCCGAGCAGGAATGTGATGTTTGCAGCTTGGATGACGGGCTTCCTGCCAAAGACATCGGAGAGCTTGCCCCAGAAGGGTACGGATGCGGCGTTGGCGAGGAGGTAGGCGGATCCTGTCCAGGCGTAGAGGGAGTCTGGGATGTGGAAGGTTTGGGAGATGGTTAGTAAGGCGGTGGGTATGAGGACTGTGTCGAGTGCCacgaggaagatggagaGACTTAGGGCTGTGAAAGCTGCTAGCGTTTGGAATGGTATGCGAATTCGGTGTTTCGATAGGGCTTCGCTAGCAAGAGAAGTGCCAGGTGTGGGTTTGAGAGGACCGGCAGATTCCTTGGTTTCGACCATGTTGATTGCCTGCAAGACGGAGATCGCCGTGTCTGCGTCCAAGGTGTGTTCCGAGGACGGCCGTGGGTGGCCGCTAGGTGTTGACGTCGCCATATGGGTACTTTGAAGAACTAGTTATCTTGAAGATTAGACAAGCCTGGAGCAGCTTCGCGATACAAGGGCAATCTTGTCGTCCAGAACTaacaacaacagaacaaGGCTCAGGGTGGCTATATAAGTCGATACCAGTTCCACCATATTTGCATCACTGCACCCTATAAGTAGTTCCAACTTATAGCCCTTGGCGTGCCAGATGATCGGTTCGTTGTTCGACTCCGGATGAGCAGGATAGCGTGGTTGCATTCCATCGACATTCCTACGACCCGGGCAAAGGTACTTAATGCATGGCCTCCCGACGGCATGCTCGTGCATATTGGCTTCAAAACCTAGCTTGTGCACACTAGTCATTCGATGGCTCTACCCTTGCCGCCCACACCTCTACGGTATAGGTGGGACAAAGAATCTCGGCCTGCATGTCCTTCGCGTAGTTACGACTGAGTAGCTGAGCTAGACGGCGGGTATTTTAGCTGTTGGTATAGCGAGTTATAGGCTCATCGGTTAGCAGTGGTATGAAGACCGTCCATGATGACCCCAACATATCCACTACCATTAGGTAACTGGACAGACACTGTGAGACAAGATCGGCATATCCCTCTTCGCTAGCGCAAGCGTACATGCAGCTCGGCTGTGTTCCTGAAATGCCGTGTATCGTAGTCTTTGCCGTAAACGGCTCCATCACATGTAACGTCAACACCCCGCAAAGACAGTCTACCTCAACGTTTGTCGTTACTTCGTTTGCTCTAAAGCTCATCGAATAGTTCCCAATAGGAAGACAAGCAGAGTATGTAGCTCCAAAAGTGGCTGAGGTTCGAGGCAGTGATACACAAACATGAACACGATGTACTACGACGTCTCATGCAGCTCGAAACTCATGTCTGAGTGGAAGCCACGTGTATTGAGGCTCTAGACGGGCTTCATGCGTGTTGGATGCCGTAGAACGTGCTGCAGCTCAACCCCTGCCAAGGGTAGCGAACTGGCGGTGTCGGATGATGTTGGATAGGAAGTATTAATATTCCATGTAGTTATGTTCATCTAGTTGCGGATATGTTTGAATGTGCTCCGTAGGACTTGAGCGTCTAACGCCTGATAGGAGGCCAACAGATATAGACTGCCAGGAGAGATGAACGCTCATGGCCTCACAGCTAAACGTCAGTGTTGCAGCTAAGACATTGGAATTAGCTTACAATGTGGCAATTAGACAACAGCTAGCTCGAGTCCTGCAATACATTAGTGGTGACAGCTACGAGTGTACCTACACTGAGACATTTGCGTTGTCAGCCTTTGAGTAACCGTTCGTTTCATAGCTCGACGCTTCAACGTCGTACAGGGTGGAGACACCATTCGGGATCAAGAGGACAGACTTTGGTTCAGTTGACGCCAGTGTTACGCTGAGAGCAGGGAATCGGTGACACTGTCCCTGTAACCGTTCTCTCGCTATCCCCTACTCTTCGTTGTACAACTTATGGACCCCTCTCTTCAGCTTTCGGGGATGGAAGACCTCGCACGCGCGCGATGTGAGGTAGGCGGGTTACTGCGTAAATACTACCGCCAAACAATTCCTACAGTATAAGCAGTGTATCCTGCATGCTCGATTCGAGATCAGTTCGGGTAGGAAGAAGCCGATTGGTGTACTTTCTAAAGTGTTTAGTAAACACAACTCCACCCCAAAGCCCATCTCTCCCTTCAATTCCATTACAACGACGGGCGCGAAAAGTTAGATCCGCAGCCACTGATGCACATTCTAACTCCCTACTCCGCGGAAGACTAAAAGTTCTCGCGGCGATGTCGTCGGAACACCAACAACAGCGGCCCCGCCATTTTTAGCCACAGCGACACAAAATATGGCAACCCCGCACCAGCATCACCGGTATTTCTCGCTTCCGTGTCTCCTGCTTTCATCTCGCATATGCACAGATCCAGGATGCGTTTGCGCTGTGGAGGGCGAGGAGGCATGGAGGGTGGTCGCAGGTACGGCAACGTCATCGCCCCAGGGCACGAGGCAGTGCCAAATGTACCCTTATTGACCCAAGTAGTCCATATGCAGCATCACCTTATATTTAATAGTCTGATTACATGAACAAACAAGACGTCTCCATCTTACCAAGCCATGATTACTAAACTTCGGCAAACCTGCTTCCAGCCGAGCCAGCCAACACCACCTACAATCTCAACCTGGAAGTCTTCCCCTTCTGAATCTCACGATGTGATTAGTATCGTCAATTTATTGCGTTGTATGAATGTCCCATGTGTAGTGGAGAACACTTTGCTGAGTAAGTTGACATAATCTGAATAGTGTGATGAGGGGATTTCGGCGGCCGATGAGGCATCGGCAACTGGGTTGGCACCAATAGTCGAGGTGGTAGGTTTGAGTGTATGTGGTATGAAGATACGAGGGAGAAGGAATGATTACTCAAACATAGCAAAGAAGAGAGGTATAAGAAGAGGAGTCAAGATACCATAGTCAACCCATCATCAATCAacctcatctcatccatcCACAAACCACCCCCAACACAAAATGTCCACCCCCCTAACCAACATCGTCATCCTCGGCGCCTCAGGCTCCGTCGGCCGCCCCATCCTCTCCGCCCTCCTCACCCTCCCCTCAATCAACCTCACAATTGTAACCCgcacctcctccaccgccACCTTCCCCACGGCCCCAAACATCCGCATCCACACCCTCTCCGACGCCCTCACCCTCACCGAACTAACAGCCGCCTTCAAAAACCACCACGCCGTCATCGTCGCCCTCTCCACCACCCCCGTAACCAGCGGCACCGGTCCCAACAGCCTCGCCTTCCGCCTCATCGACGCCGCCCGCGCCGCCGGCGTCCAACGCTTCATCCCCAGCGAATTCGGCGCCAATAACCTCGATCCCCGCGCTCGCGCCCTGGTGCCTGTCTACGACATCAAAGGCGCCATGCTGGAGTATCTCCAACAAACCTGCGCGGCCATTAACGGCGCGATGAGCTGGATGAGTATCAGCTGTGGTAGCTGGCTAGACTGGGCGCTTGACCCGGCTAAATCGGGGAATTTCCTGGGCATCGATGTTAAGGCGAGACGGGCGACGGTGTGGGATTCGGGCGAGAACCGGTTTGCGGTTACGACGAGTGAGAATACGGGGTTGGCGGTTGCGAGGGTGCTGGCGGAGCCGGATATTGCGAGGGATAGGCAGGTTTTTCTGTGTGATTTTTCGACGTGTACGAATGAGATTTTGGGGGCGTTGGAGAAGGAGATGGGGGAGCAGTTTGTGGTGGAGAGGAAGGAGAGTGGACCGTTGATCAAGGAGTTGAAGAAGAGGTATGATGGTGGGGATAGTGGTGCTGCGTTTCCGATTTTGGCGATGAGCTTTGGGGCCGATGTGGATGTTGGGTATGATTTCCCCAAGGAACAGGAGGTTTGGAATGAGAAGTTGGGGTTGCCCAAGGTGGGGCTTGAGGATGTTGTTAGGGAGGCTGTTGAGTTGGCGGCGAGGTCTTAGCTAGAGATCGCCATAAATATGAGTAGTAGTCAACGTTTGAATTTCACCAAGCTTCTCAAGACTTGAAGTGGAAGAGTATACAGTAGAATAAACATTTCCAGGCGGCGCACTACCTACAAGTGGCAACTGCAGAACCAGCCAGCACCAGCGTCTCTCGAAACAGAACAAAGTGTTAAAGGGTATTTTTGTCCAGCAGCAGCAAATCAGAAACAACCGCCGATCGAAACATAAAAGACATTATACAGAAACTGATGCTCTCTTCAGAGTGACAAGAGAGCACCTCGTCAGTTTTTCATCATCCTTGCCGTACCAGAAGAGAAGACAATAAAAGGACATTGGTATATAGCAATTCTCATGAAACACAACTTTGCAGCCAAAGCAAACACAAAGGCATTCGTTCGCGTCAAGCAAACGATACGTTTACCGGGCCAGCGACGACGACATACGAGGGGCACGGTCGATGGACATGCGAGCAGCGGCAACGTCCATGGAGCGGCGGGGGGAGCAGTCCCTGGACATTCTTGAGACCTGGTAGCTCATGCGCCAGTCAAGCGGCAGACGGCCCTCGTTTGTAGTCCTGCGGGAAGCATGGCCAACAACGACGTGCATCTCAAACTTGTCAAGACCGGTGGCTTGCATATAGGCCTCGTAACCCTCGGACTTTGACGAGCGCTTCATCCAGTCCTCGGCAACGGCGGAGGGGTACACGACGCGGAGCAGGGGCTCGGCGCCACGGAAGCGGTAGTACTGTCGGATGTCGTCGTGGGGGAAGAGGTGGAGGTCGATGCGCTTCATGGGGCCGTTGACGGCGCTGAGCCAGCTCTTGGTGCTGCCGTCTGTCTTGGGAAGGAGCTTGTTGAGCTCAAGGACAATCTCGGCGATGCTGCGGAAGACGACGCCCTCGGTTGAGGTGAATTGGCAGTCGGTGCGGTTCTTGCGGACGAGAGTACGGATCAGGGGTAGCAGGTCAATGGGCTCCATGTCGAAGCAGGCGGCGTCAATGTCCATGGACACTTGTCCTTGGAGGGCATCAATGTTTACGAGGTTTGCCTTTTGGCTCCAGAGATCGATGATGTAGTGGGCTTTCTTGGCGTAGATGGGGAGAAACTCGGAGCGGAGCTGGCGGCAGGCCTGGGTGAGGCCGTAAAACTGGCGCTTTGGGGCGGGGGCGGTCTCGCCGTCGCGGGGAGCAAGGGCTGGGTCATCGTGGCGGCACATACGGATGGGCACGTCCTCGTTCATGCTC is a window of Pyrenophora tritici-repentis strain M4 chromosome 2, whole genome shotgun sequence DNA encoding:
- a CDS encoding ProP, Permease major facilitator superfamily, with protein sequence MATSTPSGHPRPSSEHTLDADTAISVLQAINMVETKESAGPLKPTPGTSLASEALSKHRIRIPFQTLAAFTALSLSIFLVALDTVLIPTALLTISQTFHIPDSLYAWTGSAYLLANAASVPFWGKLSDVFGRKPVIQAANITFLLGSIISAVSVNAAMLVTGRAVQGLGGGGIVVLVNVCVSDMFRVRDRSFYMGTIGAVWAVASALGPVLGGVFAQQLDWRWMFYINIPIVSASIAVLHFTLRLHNPRTPVVKGLASIDWLGTATIVIATILLLVGLQSGGASSFANPSVIMCLVFGSVAYLAFPFSQWWEDKRGGTPIMPLRLFKDVSNLSALGVCACDALVFNSVAYFLPLYFQIVLQRSPTIAGVYMLAIAIPLALVSFASGHVIEKTGRFLEIIQAGLLLTTLGVGLLISLDMSLHIGKIVGVLLVIGLGFGPNFGAPLIALQTRLQETDIATGTAAFGFVRMISGAIGLVAGQVVFQLLMASHFQSFVDSGIASDYAHALAGGQAISQGVDVSALTEGQRFAVRYAFMAALKGTWILYTVIGALGLLVSFGITRTKLQRESTCCTELDDIRASV
- a CDS encoding Periplasmic protein TonB, with amino-acid sequence MSTPLTNIVILGASGSVGRPILSALLTLPSINLTIVTRTSSTATFPTAPNIRIHTLSDALTLTELTAAFKNHHAVIVALSTTPVTSGTGPNSLAFRLIDAARAAGVQRFIPSEFGANNLDPRARALVPVYDIKGAMLEYLQQTCAAINGAMSWMSISCGSWLDWALDPAKSGNFLGIDVKARRATVWDSGENRFAVTTSENTGLAVARVLAEPDIARDRQVFLCDFSTCTNEILGALEKEMGEQFVVERKESGPLIKELKKRYDGGDSGAAFPILAMSFGADVDVGYDFPKEQEVWNEKLGLPKVGLEDVVREAVELAARS